A stretch of Rhododendron vialii isolate Sample 1 chromosome 4a, ASM3025357v1 DNA encodes these proteins:
- the LOC131323655 gene encoding putative ubiquitin-conjugating enzyme E2 38: MAATDMEIGEFASEGSQKMLNHNEVAMSKGFGKSVIVVGSKSESLNSDHLNGPNSDLSCHSDDDANKAVDYDEDGGDYDSDDYMYDDDDDDENDYLSMQAQFDDVDLPPGVEASFSWLKDPAPGVNTQAGPSSLNIYDPTNGENHAAATSSSTVLTGAGATVKEQEEKEQEGKEDQVLRNFQNFKRFDTVDDFGDHHFNSGFSGQQASVVKITVCAFSLFVTLCSWMPTNTWAKKIQEEWKILENNLPDTIYVRVYETRMDLLRAIIVGPAGTPYHDGLFVFDILFPPAYPDVPPMVYYYSGGLRINPNLYDCGKVCLSLLNTWTGKGNEKWIPKQSTMLQVLVSIQALILNAHPYFNEPGYAKSKDSATGRTKSKEYNENVFILSLKTMIYTLRKPPKYFEDFVAGHFHLRAHDILSACKAYMEGAEIGSVDKGKVLSEAGTSHRNEFKEAVAKMMNGLVNHFVRNGSKDCEQFRLPC; encoded by the exons ATGGCGGCCACGGATATGGAAATCGGCGAATTCGCTTCAGAGGGCTCTCAGAAAATGCTTAATCACAACGAG GTTGCGATGTCCAAGGGTTTTGGGAAGTCTGTTATTGTAGTCGGATCAAAATCCGAGTCTCTTAATTCAGACCATCTCAATGGTCCAAATTCAGATCTGTCCTGTCATAGTGATGATGATGCCAATAAGGCAGTTGATTACGATGAGGATGGTGGTGATTATGACAGTGATGACTATATGTATGACGACGATGATGACGATGAAAATGATTATCTGAGTATGCAAGCCCAATTTGATGATGTGGATTTACCTCCTGGGGTAGAGGCATCATTTTCTTGGTTGAAAGATCCTGCTCCCGGTGTAAATACCCAAGCGGGGCCGTCTTCGTTAAATATATATGATCCGACCAATGGTGAAAATCATGCTGCTGCTACTAGCAGTTCAACAGTCCTTACTGGGGCGGGTGCTACTGTAAAGGAGCAGGAAGAGAAAGAACAAGAAGGAAAGGAAGATCAAGTGCtcagaaattttcaaaattttaaaaggtTTGATACAGTTGATGATTTTGGGGACCATCACTTTAATAGTGGCTTTTCAGGGCAGCAGGCAAGTGTAGTTAAAATAACTGTTTGCGCATTTTCGTTATTTGTGACGTTGTGTTCATGGATG CCAACCAATACTTGGGCAAAGAAAATTCAGGAAGAGTGGAAAATTCTGGAGAATAATTTACCTG ACACAATATATGTAAGAGTTTATGAAACGAGGATGGATCTTTTGAGGGCTATCATTGTTGGGCCAGCAGGCACTCCTTACCATGACGGTCTCTTCGTCTTTGATATTCTCTTCCCTCCTGCCTATCCTGATGTACCCCCG ATGGTTTACTACTATTCTGGCGGTCTTCGAATAAACCCAAACTTGTATGATTGCGGTAAGGTCTGCCTCAGCCTTCTGAACACATGGACTGGCAAAGGGAATGAGAAGTGGATTCCAAAGCAATCAACAATGCTGCAAGTCCTTGTTTCTATACAAGCTTTGATATTGAATGCGCATCCGTATTTCAATGAGCCTGGGTATGCCAAGTCGAAAGATTCAGCGACAGGGAGAACGAAGTCCAAGGAGTACAATGAGAATGTGTTTATTCTGTCTTTGAAGACAATGATTTATACACTTAGGAAGCCCCCAAAG TATTTTGAGGACTTTGTCGCTGGTCATTTTCATCTTCGAGCACACGACATTTTGTCAGCATGTAAGGCTTATATGGAAGGTGCTGAAATCGGGTCTGTAGACAAGGGAAAAGTCCTCAGTGAGGCGGGAACGAGCCACCGTAACGAATTCAAAGAAGCAGTAGCTAAAATGATGAATGGTCTAGTTAACCACTTTGTGAGAAACGGGTCTAAGGATTGCGAGCAGTTCCGACTTCCATGTTGA